In Panicum virgatum strain AP13 chromosome 4N, P.virgatum_v5, whole genome shotgun sequence, a single window of DNA contains:
- the LOC120668489 gene encoding proline-rich receptor-like protein kinase PERK8, which produces MALVLFKRLSHGGVSRPFKMALVNSYPTSPTVLLATCAGDPPAVTTAKPPAASSTKGDCSHAPKGCDPPAAPAKKPAGCDPQAAPAVEPPAYPPPGDCPCDPQEAPVGPGEGSRHAPTPPIQDP; this is translated from the exons ATGGCGCTTGTTCTCTTCAAGAGGTTAAGCCACGGCGGGGTTTCGCGCCCCTTCAAAATGGCACTTGTTAACAGCTACCCCACCTCCCCGACTGTTCTGTTGGCCACTTGCGCCGGCGATCCTCCGGCCGTGACGACCGCTAAGCCTCCGGCAGCCTCCTCCACCAAAGGCGATTGTTCACATGCGCCAAAAG GATGtgatcctcctgctgctccagcCAAGAAGCCCGCAGGCTGCGATCCTCAGGCTGCTCCTGCCGTTGAGCCACCAGCATACCCACCTCCTGGCGATTGTCCATGTGATCCGCAAGAAG CACCTGTTGGTCCAGGTGAAGGATCCCGTCATGCTCCCACGCCCCCAATACAGGACCCATGA